The region AGAATTCTTAAACCACCACTGCAACTAAGAGCATAAACTTCACAGGGCTCGGAGCTGAAACGTTGCATATCGATGTCCTATCACCTGTTTGTCCCAGCTGTCCTGTTTCTCCTGATAATGAGGAAACACTGCTCTTGACACTCCATCCACTGTTACCCTCAGTGCTTACCAGACTGCACTCTGTCTCAGCTGGCTCATGACCGAAGAGTGTGAGTCTACTGTTCCTCCACTGCCTGGTATGCAATGAAAGCTCAGACTCTTTTTTCAGCATTAAGTAGGTTGTTCTAGtgttttttcaactttattgagatataactgacatttaACATTGTTTAAGTTTAAGGTACAGTGTGGTTActtgatacacatatatgttgCAAAATGTGTCCTACAATAAGATTAGTTAACGCATCCTTCACCTGACATAACTACCTTTTAGTTGTCTTTATAATGAGAGCATTAAAACTCTAATAGCAACTTTCAGATACACAGTTATTAACAATAGAGTATTGTTAACTCTAATCAAAATTCTGTACATAAGATCCTCAGAAATTATTTCTCttaaaactgaaagtttgtacattttgaccaatatctccccatcccttcctcctgagcctctggcttgagttaatttttgtgagtggtataAAAAAGACacccaattttattcttttccatgtagtTATCCactttttccaacaccatttattgaagacactATCATTTCCACACTGAGTATCCCTGTTTCCTTTGCCAATATTAGTTGACCAtaaatgcatgggtttatttttggactGTCAATTCTAATTCATTGTCTGTGTGTCTGGTATTatgacagtaccatactgttttgattactgtagcttataaaggaatccatattggaaaagaagaaataaaactcactgCTTGCAAGCGACATGATACTACACATATAAAACCTTAAAGATAACATCAGAAAataactagagctaatcaacaaatactttggccacctcatgcgaagagttgactcattggaaaagaccctagtgctgggaagaattgggggcaggaggagaaggggatgacagcggatgagatggctggatggcatcagtgactcgatggacatgggtttgggtagactccaggagttggtgatggacagggaggcctggcgagctgcgattcatggggtcgcaaagagtcggacatgactgagtgattgaactgaactaacaactgaactgaatcaacaaATCTAGTGAAGTCACAagatacaaaaatcaataaatagaaatcccttgtattcctatacactaatgatgaaaaatcagaaagaaattaaggaaacaatcccattcacaattgcaactaaaataataaactacctcagaataaatctacctaaggagacaaaagacctgtgtGCAGAAaatatgatgaaagaaatcaaagacaacacaaacagaagtagataaatattatgttcttgaattggaagaatcaatattgtgaaaatgactatatcacacaaattttaaaattttgttctacttctgttaaaaaaaatgccACTGGAATGTTAATGGAGATTGGATTGAACTTGTAGAAGGCTTTGGGtagatggacattttaacaaaattaactcTTTTGATCTATGGGTAtctatcaatttattttttcttcagtttctttcctcagTGTCTCATAGTTTTTGGTGTGTAGATTCTTAACTTTCTTGGTTagattatttctaagtattttattgtttttgaagcTATTGTAGATGAgatcattgtttttatttctttttaagataaagttagtgtatagaaattcaacttttgtgttgattttgtatcctaaaaCTTCACTATATTTGCTTATTAGTTGTAAAAAATTTTTACAGAAACTTTAGAATTATCTATATACAAGATCATGTTATCAGCAGATCAAGACGCCTTTCCAATgtggatgctttttatttctatttcatgcctgattgctctgcctaggacttccagtactatgtcaGTTGGTGTGGTGACAGTGAacatccttttcttattttttaacttaaagggAAAGATTTCAAAcgttcactgttgagtatgatgttagctgtggggttGTCATATgaggcctttattatgttgttgagaggtttttttttttttatcatcaaagGATGTTGAAGTTTGtgaaatgttttttctgcatctattgagattatcatggtttttgaaaagcttttgttgaagcatagttgctttacaatgctgtgttactttctgctgtacggcaCAGGGAATCAGTTATGCAGTTACATATGCagtctcttttttagatttccttcccacttagtcaccacagagcattgagcagagctccctgtgctacatagtaggttctcattagttatctattttatacatagtaatgtatatgtgttaattcCCATCTCCCTGACAGGGCAATGACAACTGCAGGGCAAAAGATAGGCACCCCCCAACATCATATGGTTTTTGTGTTTTAGTTTATTAATGGGATGTATCACATCtactgatttgtgaatattgagcCATCCTTACATCCCAGGGATAAATCACATTTGATCAGggtatataatccttttaatgtgcttttgaattcagtttgctgttgtttagttgagaATTTTTCTATCTATATTCATCAAGCATATTGGCCTATTATTTCCTGTTCTTATAAGATCtttatctggctttggtatcagggtaatactggCCTTATAAAATAGCTTTTGGAGTACTCTCTCCAATCTTTTAGAAGAGTTTGGAAAGAACTGGTAATAATTCTTTAAATGGTTGGCTGAATTCACtggtgaagccatctagtcctgggcttttttgttgttgttgtgaagtatttgattactgattcagtctCCCTACTTGTTactggtctgttcagattttctgtttcttcatgctTTAGACTCAGTAGGTTGTATGCTTCTggaaatttatccatttattctatGTTGGACATTTTTGATGTATAATTGCTCAGACTAGTCTCTTTTAAGATTCTCTTTGTTTCTGTGGCATCAGTTATaagattttctctctttttttttattttttggttttcattgtagtggttttgccatacatagacatgGATCTGCCATGGATGtacctgtgttccccatcctgaaccccccctcccacctccctagtTTTATTAGAATGGATCTTTTCAGGtgatataattatggctgatttgcattgttttatggcagaaatcagtacaacatttaaaacaattttcctccaattaaaaaataaataaatgcctgaggagaaactggaaaaaaaaaatgaagctttaCTCTTTGCATCTCAGATTTCCTGGCTCAAGTTTTGGCAACTTTGTTTATATTTCCAAAGCATTAGCTGccctttccagttctgtgaccagaaggattgttgttgttgttcagttgttcagtcatgtccgactctttgcaacctatggactacagcacaccaggcttccctgtcattcaccatctcctggagtttgccagaAGGATAGCACAGGTATTGAGATTAGACTATTCTGCTGATAATCCTCAACAGGGCACTCTTGATGTccttgttcctcagactgtagatgaaggggttcagcataggggtgaccacagtgtacatcactgAGACCACTGCATCCTTCCTTGGGGAAGATGAGACAGCTGAACTGAGATACACCGCAAGGCCTGttccataaaacaaacaaacaaccaacAGGTGAGAACCACAGGTGGACAAGGCTTTGTACCTCCCACTGGACGATGAGACTCTCAGGATGGAGGAAACAATTCTATAGTAAGAGAAAACAATTCCTGATATAGGGAGAAAACCAGAGATGGTCCCAGCAAAAAACATGACAATATTACTTCTTGAAGTGTCAGAACAGGCAAGGTCACGAAGCTTAGGAACATCACAAAAGAAATGAGGGATTTCTACATCTTTGCAGAAAGTAAGTCGCGACACCATCAAGCAATGCATCTGAGAGTCCAAAAGACTGataaaaaatgacacaagaaCTAACAAGCCACAGATACGGGGCTTCATGATCAGTGGGTAGTGTAGTGGGTGACAGATGGCCACCaaccggtcataggccatcacagacAGGAGTAGACTTTCCAAAcagccaaaaagaataaaaaaggataTCTGAGTTAGGCAGCCTGCATAGGTGATAGATTTGCTGTGTGCCTGGATATTCACCAGCATCTTGGGGACTGTAGTGGTACTGAAACCAATGTCAGccaaggacaggttggagaggaagaagtacatgggggtgtggaggtgggagtcagaGCTGACGGCCAGGATGATGAGAAGGTTCCCCAGCATGGTGACCAGGTACATGTACAAAAAGAGCCCATATATGAATGGCTGCAGGTTCAGATCATCTGAGAGGCCCAGGAGGAGAAATTCTGAGAAACTTGTTAAATTCTGGAGTTCCATGTAGCTGGACTACCTTTtgggatgaaaaaaaaatagtgttatgATAAGTAAAGCAAGTACCCAGGGAGCAAAGTGtccatagaataaaaaataaactattcacACTTGAGTAATGCAAACCTCAAGCAATATTTCTCAGAGATGGTAAATTCATTATAATTAGAACTCCTTCTACATTGATGTCTggattatttatctgtttttgtaTACTTTCACTTAATAGAGACTGAGCCAAAGCCTATAAACAACAAGAAAATTTCGAGACAACAAATTTAAAGACACAGCAACTATCAGCCTCCCACTGTTAAGGAGAACATATAGAATACTAAATATCTTCCtcttttgagaagaaaaatagtCATTGTATGATGGTATGGTGTGTAGCAGCTAAGTCATGTAAAagatgcaactctttgcaaccccatggacagtagtctaccaggctcctctgtccatgggatttttcaggcaagaatactggagtgggttgtgagtttcttcctccaggagtttttcctgaccctgggattgaattcACAGCTCCTgtttctcttgcattgctggaggattttttacccactgagccatcagggaagccaaattaGATTCTAAATGAAGTCAAATGTTCATaatcaaatagaattttataTGCCAGTAATTTCATGGGATTTCATAATTTTTTGACTTTACAACATATGTCTTTCATGGAGATAACATGAACTTTCAAATGTGTGGGTGTTCtggtaaaatttttttgaaataaaactcAGCTATACAAGAGGTTAGCCTTGGTGGACATCACCTTTTCATACATATGTTTTTGTTGAATGCAGCAAATAATACTGATTCTGTAAACAGTATCACCTATGCTTAAACACATACTTCTTT is a window of Muntiacus reevesi chromosome 1, mMunRee1.1, whole genome shotgun sequence DNA encoding:
- the LOC136166320 gene encoding olfactory receptor 7E178-like gives rise to the protein MELQNLTSFSEFLLLGLSDDLNLQPFIYGLFLYMYLVTMLGNLLIILAVSSDSHLHTPMYFFLSNLSLADIGFSTTTVPKMLVNIQAHSKSITYAGCLTQISFFILFGCLESLLLSVMAYDRLVAICHPLHYPLIMKPRICGLLVLVSFFISLLDSQMHCLMVSRLTFCKDVEIPHFFCDVPKLRDLACSDTSRSNIVMFFAGTISGFLPISGIVFSYYRIVSSILRVSSSSGRYKALSTCGSHLLVVCLFYGTGLAVYLSSAVSSSPRKDAVVSVMYTVVTPMLNPFIYSLRNKDIKSALLRIISRIV